In Drosophila miranda strain MSH22 chromosome Y unlocalized genomic scaffold, D.miranda_PacBio2.1 Contig_Y3_pilon, whole genome shotgun sequence, a single window of DNA contains:
- the LOC117194633 gene encoding GIGYF family protein CG11148-like: MTLSFGGAQVCDISAAGTTRRLKEERKRQEEKRRALQVEEEKTRQSQEEKERQLQIQGQRRKALLGSAQAPVQGTATAESAVSTKHIVAKPGYLQASTRSAATSIAPWSLRSPKANSAAPGLAEIQKAERRERRADQQRQQEQLDKQMRASAAAAAEANDALLKWQAAPAPAPVMSLADIQAEEAKRLANELIEQQRRREVEQQQAAIASNVGGTCGLSNIWGTANKAWNASTSSSLSLSTGTRLWDDPSSPSVNQIILQPSASASGAGPITAAAVLAAGLNLAEKHSIHAQPKSTTVLESPRNLRKSQTLPSMQNVAKTTKPVGGQQQLPEKNKTSQVRPNPKAAPTAAEEKDKDRKSIGKGSIDQASNKGNEYENEFTSWCMRSLDNMTAKVDVPTFVAFLQDLEAPYEVKDYVRIYLGEGKESSDFAKQFLERRSKYKSLQRAQNAHNDDMCKPAPAITPSGNDNTESNNKQKKVKKNKMTKLDARILGFSVTAAEGRINVGVRDYVDGP, encoded by the exons ATGACGTTGTCGTTCGGTGGAGCCCAAGTTTGCGACATAAGTGCAGCAGGA accacacGCCGACTCAAGGAAGAGCGCAAGCGTCAAGAGGAGAAACGCCGTGCCCTGCAGGTGGAAGAAGAAAAAACTCGACAATCGCAAGAAGAAAAGGAACGACAACTGCAAATACAAGGTCAGCGTCGGAAGGCATTACTAGGTAGCGCACAAGCCCCAGTTCAAggtacagcaacagcagaatcTGCAGTGAGCACCAAGCATATCGTTGCCAAGCCGGGATATTTACAAGCATCTACTCGTTCGGCTGCTACATCAATTGCGCCATGGTCACTTCGATCGCCGAAAGCCAACAGCGCCGCGCCTGGACTGGCTGAGATACAAAAGGCAGAAAGGAGAGAACGACGCGCGGATCAGCAGCGACAGCAGGAACAGTTGGACAAACAAATGCGTgcctctgcagcagctgcagccgaGGCGAACGATGCTCTTTTAAAGTGGCAGGCAGCACCCGCTCCGGCGCCCGTTATGAGCCTGGCTGATATTCAAGCAGAGGAGGCCAAGCGGTTGGCCAACGAACTCATAGAACAGCAAAGGCGTCGCGAAGTAGAACAGCAACAGGCTGCCATAGCATCAAATGTGGGTGGCACGTGTGGCCTGTCCAACATCTGGGGAACTGCCAATAAGGCTTGGAATGCATCCACCTCTTCTTCGCTTTCATTGTCAACAGGTACTCGTCTATGGGATGATCCCAGTTCCCCGTCGGTCAATCAAATTATTTTGCAACCgtctgccagtgccagtggcgCTGGACCAATCACTGCTGCGGCAGTTCTAGCCGCTGGTCTGAATTTGGCGGAAAAACATAGCATACACGCACAGCCAAAATCGACAACTGTCTTAGAATCACCGCGGAATTTGCGGAAGAGCCAGACCTTGCCGAGCATGCAGAACGTGGCAAAAACGACCAAACCTGTTGGTGGACAACAACAGCTTCCGGAGAAGAACAAAACGAGTCAGGTAAGGCCGAATCCGAAAGCGGCACCTACGGCGGCAGAAGAAAAGGACAAGGATAGAAAATCGATTGGTAAGGGGTCCATAGACCAGGCCAGCAATAAAGGTAATGAATATGAAAACGAGTTTACTAGCTGGTGTATGAGAAGCTTGGACAATATGACCGCCAAAGTGGATGTACCCACGTTTGTTGCATTTTTGCAGGACTTAGAGGCACCATATGAAGTGAAGGACTATGTGCGCATATACCTTGGCGAGGGAAAAGAATCTTCGGACTTTGCCAAACAATTTTTGGAGCGGCGCAGTAAATACAAGAGTTTGCAGCGTGCTCAAAACGCGCACAATGATGATATGTGCAAGCCCGCTCCGGCTATAACACCATCAGGGAACGATAATACCGAAAGCAATAACAAGCAGAAGAAAGTCAAAAAGAACAAAATGACTAAGTTGGACGCACGAATTCTCGGTTTTTCGGTAACCGCTGCTGAGGGTCGCATTAATGTTGGCGTTCGGGACTATGTCGACGGACCATAA